From the genome of Sphingomonas sp. HMP6, one region includes:
- a CDS encoding RNA pyrophosphohydrolase, producing MSEATTLPYRPCAGIMLLNRDGKVFVGQRIDAMVEAWQMPQGGIDDGEDAETAALRELGEETGIAPDKVTFIAAATEELYYDLPEELVGKIWKGKWRGQRQCWFLYRFLGDDADVNIATAHQEFKAWDWIAPETLPDVIVPFKQQLYREVLAAFAPHLAR from the coding sequence GTGAGCGAGGCGACCACCCTGCCCTATCGCCCATGTGCCGGGATCATGCTGCTCAACCGCGACGGCAAGGTCTTCGTCGGGCAACGCATCGATGCGATGGTCGAAGCGTGGCAAATGCCGCAGGGCGGGATCGACGACGGCGAGGATGCCGAAACTGCCGCGTTGCGCGAGCTTGGCGAGGAAACCGGCATCGCCCCCGACAAGGTCACGTTCATCGCCGCAGCGACCGAGGAACTCTATTATGATCTGCCCGAGGAACTGGTCGGCAAGATCTGGAAGGGCAAATGGCGCGGGCAGCGGCAGTGCTGGTTCCTGTACCGCTTCCTCGGCGATGATGCAGACGTGAACATCGCCACCGCGCATCAGGAGTTCAAGGCGTGGGACTGGATCGCGCCGGAGACGCTGCCCGACGTCATCGTTCCGTTCAAACAGCAACTTTACCGCGAGGTGCTGGCGGCGTTCGCACCGCATCTGGCGCGATGA
- a CDS encoding SAM-dependent methyltransferase: MLGAFATLFHRLLDQIDAGLVHGSLSATLPDGRARLLGGRAPGPAAVVDLRSWRALLRLATGGSAGWYVAWSKGEWASPDPTVLFELFMRNSRTLGGAARSGGLLRMLRRFRNGLRRNSRAGSRKNIEFHYDLGNDFYGLWLDPGLTYSSALFEEPVAAEQSLEAAQAAKIDAMLDRIAVVPGDTVLEIGCGWGSFAEAAARRGLGVHAITLSSEQERAVADRIAAAGLSGVTVSRTDYRDVTGTYDAVASIEMVEAVGQEYWPAYLAAIARALKPGGRAALQYIAIDDAIFEAYAANVDFIQRFIFPGGMLLSESRFRALAEAHGLEWRDHKSFGLHYAETLRRWRVAFDTAVEADRLPPRFDRHFIDLWRYYLMYCEGGFRGQGIDAAQITLVKRA, from the coding sequence ATGCTTGGGGCCTTCGCGACACTGTTTCACCGCCTGCTCGACCAGATCGACGCGGGGCTTGTCCACGGCTCGCTGTCCGCGACGCTGCCCGATGGACGTGCGCGGCTGCTCGGTGGGCGCGCGCCGGGGCCTGCGGCCGTGGTCGATCTGCGGAGTTGGCGCGCGCTCCTGCGGCTGGCGACGGGCGGATCAGCTGGTTGGTATGTCGCTTGGTCGAAGGGAGAGTGGGCGAGTCCCGATCCTACGGTGCTGTTCGAGCTATTCATGCGCAACAGTCGCACCCTCGGCGGGGCTGCGCGTTCGGGCGGATTGCTGCGGATGTTACGCAGGTTTCGCAATGGTTTGCGCCGTAATTCTCGCGCCGGTTCTCGTAAGAATATCGAGTTTCACTATGATCTTGGGAACGATTTTTACGGGCTTTGGCTCGACCCCGGCCTGACCTATTCGAGCGCGTTGTTCGAGGAGCCGGTTGCGGCGGAGCAGAGCCTGGAAGCCGCGCAGGCGGCCAAGATCGACGCGATGCTCGACCGGATCGCCGTCGTGCCTGGCGACACAGTCCTGGAGATCGGCTGCGGTTGGGGCAGCTTTGCGGAGGCGGCGGCGCGACGCGGGCTGGGGGTGCATGCCATCACGCTTTCGAGCGAGCAGGAGCGCGCGGTTGCGGACCGAATCGCTGCGGCAGGTCTCTCCGGCGTTACCGTTTCCCGCACCGATTATCGCGATGTAACTGGCACCTATGACGCGGTGGCGAGCATCGAGATGGTCGAGGCGGTCGGGCAGGAATATTGGCCGGCCTATCTCGCCGCGATCGCGCGGGCGCTGAAACCCGGTGGGCGGGCGGCGCTCCAATATATCGCGATCGATGATGCGATCTTCGAGGCTTACGCCGCCAATGTCGATTTCATCCAGCGCTTCATCTTTCCCGGCGGGATGCTGCTGTCGGAAAGCCGCTTCCGCGCGCTGGCGGAGGCGCACGGCCTCGAATGGCGCGATCATAAAAGCTTCGGTCTGCATTATGCCGAGACGCTACGGCGCTGGCGCGTCGCTTTCGATACGGCGGTCGAAGCGGATCGGCTTCCACCGCGATTCGATCGCCATTTCATAGACTTGTGGCGCTATTATCTGATGTATTGCGAAGGCGGATTTCGCGGGCAGGGGATTGATGCCGCGCAGATTACGCTAGTGAAGCGCGCTTAA
- a CDS encoding histone deacetylase family protein: MIAVVHHPAYVAVGQSANPSQLSKNAAIRDLLRAEGGAIDWHEPDMMPLQWIEAVHDPAYVAEVIEARVPREKERRIGFAVTPAVAARAQVVPGGTWLAGKLALKRGFAANSAGGSHHALVDTGAGYCVLNDLAIAAVRLVEEGSAVRILIVDCDVHQGDGTAALTAGRPGIATYSIHAEKNFPARKARSTLDVALPDGTGDAAYLERLAETLLPMLDHYRPDLILYQAGIDPLASDRLGRLALTDGGLVARETIIAQAAAKRGIALASTVGGGYGADGMVLATAHVRAILTLGHAYRDFPARLREGSGAGMSR; this comes from the coding sequence ATGATCGCGGTCGTCCATCACCCAGCCTATGTTGCCGTCGGGCAAAGCGCCAATCCGAGCCAACTCAGCAAGAATGCCGCAATTCGCGATCTCTTGCGCGCCGAGGGCGGCGCGATCGATTGGCACGAACCCGACATGATGCCGCTGCAGTGGATCGAGGCGGTGCACGACCCCGCCTATGTCGCCGAGGTGATCGAAGCGCGGGTGCCGCGGGAGAAGGAGCGGCGGATCGGCTTTGCGGTGACGCCCGCGGTCGCGGCGCGCGCGCAGGTCGTTCCCGGTGGAACCTGGCTTGCCGGTAAGCTCGCGCTCAAGCGGGGGTTCGCTGCGAACAGCGCTGGGGGCAGCCATCATGCACTCGTCGATACAGGTGCGGGCTATTGCGTGCTCAACGATCTCGCGATCGCGGCGGTGCGGCTGGTGGAGGAGGGGAGTGCTGTGCGCATCCTGATCGTCGATTGCGACGTGCATCAGGGCGACGGCACTGCCGCGCTGACCGCCGGACGGCCCGGTATCGCAACCTATTCGATCCATGCGGAGAAAAACTTCCCGGCGCGGAAAGCGCGCTCGACGCTCGACGTGGCTTTGCCCGACGGGACGGGTGATGCGGCGTATCTGGAGCGGCTGGCGGAGACGTTGCTGCCGATGCTTGATCATTATCGCCCCGATCTCATCCTGTATCAGGCCGGCATCGATCCGCTTGCAAGCGATCGACTCGGGCGGTTGGCGCTTACCGACGGTGGGCTGGTGGCGCGCGAGACGATCATTGCCCAGGCAGCCGCCAAGCGCGGCATTGCGCTGGCGAGTACGGTGGGCGGCGGATATGGCGCCGACGGCATGGTACTGGCGACGGCGCACGTGCGTGCGATTTTGACGCTGGGGCACGCATATCGCGATTTCCCCGCCCGCTTGCGGGAGGGGTCAGGGGCGGGCATGTCGCGGTAA
- a CDS encoding MerR family transcriptional regulator yields the protein MPSSAAYAVIDRHPDRDHFSISDLSAEFGVTARALRFYEDEGLIAPERRGTSRIYSQRDRARLAWILRGKRVGFSLGEIREMIDLYDIGDGRQVQKTTTIARCRDRMALLQAQKHDIDAAIHELADFVTLLETNGAQGRLKD from the coding sequence ATGCCCAGCAGCGCCGCTTACGCCGTAATCGATCGCCATCCCGACCGCGATCATTTCTCGATTTCGGATCTGTCCGCCGAGTTCGGCGTCACGGCGCGCGCCTTGCGCTTCTACGAAGACGAGGGGCTGATCGCGCCCGAACGCAGAGGGACATCCCGCATCTATTCGCAACGCGATCGCGCGCGGCTCGCCTGGATCTTGCGCGGCAAGCGCGTCGGTTTCAGCCTCGGCGAAATCCGCGAGATGATCGATCTGTATGACATTGGCGACGGTCGCCAGGTCCAGAAGACGACCACGATCGCGCGGTGCCGCGACCGCATGGCGCTGCTCCAAGCACAAAAACACGATATCGATGCGGCGATCCATGAGCTCGCCGATTTCGTCACCCTGCTCGAAACCAATGGCGCGCAAGGGCGCCTGAAGGACTGA
- a CDS encoding cryptochrome/photolyase family protein, translating into MTTLLWLRRDLRLADQPALLAAIAEGPVIPVYVLDDATPKRFAMGGASRWWLHHSLASLDAALRAKGSRLILRRGQSDVVLATLAEETGASRVHCIRHHEPWWRNAERAVAKRLDLLCHDGNYLAPPGSITTGSGGQYKIFTPFWRALKATMPPPHPTRAPADIPAPEHWPKSEVLGDWGLLPTTPDWSRGFVEEWSPGEDGAHARLTAFKRHAANYGETRNLPSVEGSSRLSPHLHFGEISAAQVWHAVADAGGSVDTFLGEIGWRDYAQNIIREFPDYGSKNARETLDALAWRTGTAADDDLKAWQQGRTGYPIVDAGMRQLWATGWMHNRVRMITASFLIKHLLIDWRAGERWFWDCLVDADYGSNAVNWQWTAGTGVDSNMFVRIMAPLVQSPKFNAGDYIRKWVPELAGVRGEAIHDPEEAGCRPRAYPAKIIGHREGRERALAAVKQLR; encoded by the coding sequence ATGACGACTCTGCTCTGGCTGCGTCGCGATTTGCGGCTGGCCGACCAGCCCGCCTTGCTCGCCGCGATTGCGGAGGGACCGGTCATCCCGGTCTATGTCCTTGATGACGCGACGCCGAAACGCTTTGCCATGGGCGGCGCGTCGCGCTGGTGGTTGCATCACAGCCTAGCGAGCCTCGATGCGGCATTGCGGGCGAAGGGGTCGCGTCTGATCCTGCGGCGGGGGCAAAGTGATGTGGTGCTGGCCACGCTGGCGGAGGAGACGGGCGCAAGCAGGGTGCATTGCATCCGTCACCACGAACCGTGGTGGCGGAATGCCGAGCGCGCGGTGGCAAAGCGGCTCGATCTGCTCTGCCATGACGGCAATTACCTTGCTCCACCGGGGTCGATTACGACGGGCAGCGGGGGGCAGTATAAGATCTTCACGCCGTTCTGGCGCGCACTCAAGGCAACCATGCCGCCACCCCACCCGACCCGCGCCCCAGCCGACATTCCTGCGCCGGAGCACTGGCCGAAAAGTGAGGTGCTGGGCGATTGGGGGCTGCTGCCGACCACGCCGGATTGGTCGCGCGGATTCGTCGAGGAATGGTCACCGGGCGAGGACGGCGCGCACGCCCGGCTGACGGCCTTCAAACGCCATGCCGCCAATTATGGCGAAACGCGCAATTTGCCGTCGGTCGAGGGTAGTTCGCGTCTGTCGCCGCATCTTCACTTCGGTGAAATTTCGGCGGCACAGGTTTGGCATGCGGTCGCCGACGCGGGCGGATCGGTCGACACGTTTCTCGGCGAGATCGGCTGGCGCGATTACGCGCAGAACATCATCCGGGAATTCCCCGATTACGGCTCGAAGAATGCGCGCGAGACGCTCGACGCGTTGGCGTGGCGGACGGGCACGGCGGCTGACGACGATCTGAAGGCATGGCAGCAGGGGCGCACCGGTTATCCAATCGTCGACGCGGGAATGCGCCAGCTCTGGGCGACCGGGTGGATGCACAACCGTGTGCGGATGATCACCGCGAGCTTTCTGATCAAGCATTTGCTGATCGATTGGCGTGCGGGCGAGCGCTGGTTTTGGGATTGTCTGGTCGATGCCGATTACGGGTCGAACGCGGTCAATTGGCAATGGACCGCGGGGACGGGGGTCGATTCGAACATGTTCGTGCGGATCATGGCGCCGCTGGTCCAGTCGCCCAAATTCAACGCGGGCGACTATATCCGCAAGTGGGTACCGGAATTGGCGGGCGTGCGCGGCGAGGCAATCCACGATCCCGAAGAGGCCGGATGCCGCCCACGCGCGTACCCGGCCAAGATCATCGGCCACCGCGAAGGCCGCGAGCGCGCGTTGGCGGCGGTGAAGCAACTCCGCTGA
- a CDS encoding hydrolase, translating to MTGLSAIERAAVVHAGAQPMLEQIERWAAVNSGTRNLAGLAQVADMLVAAFGALPGKIALVRGDTAESVGADGAVAVLDHGKHLHLVVRPEAPVQLLLTGHMDTVYPIDHAFQTLTWLDDGTLGGPGVADMKSGLAVMLAALRAVEASPLADRIGYEVVINSDEETGSFSSTQLIADAARGKIAALTYEPALPDGTLAGARGGTGNFSIVVTGKSAHAGRNPEEGRNAVVAASDLAVRLFALRSPTLAVNPARIEGGGPNNVVPDHAMLRINFRPKDHAEIHRAQAALDRITAEVAALHDVQIAVHGSFNRPPKPIDPGAAKLFALVKDCGADLGLDIAWRATGGVCDGNTIAACGVPVVDTMGARGGAIHSPDEFLIVDSLAERAALSALTILRIAEKGAL from the coding sequence ATGACGGGGCTAAGCGCGATCGAGCGCGCTGCGGTCGTCCACGCAGGCGCGCAGCCGATGCTCGAACAGATCGAACGCTGGGCGGCGGTCAACAGCGGGACACGCAATCTCGCTGGTCTGGCCCAAGTCGCCGACATGCTCGTCGCAGCATTCGGTGCTTTGCCAGGCAAGATCGCGCTGGTGCGCGGCGATACCGCCGAAAGCGTCGGCGCGGACGGCGCGGTTGCGGTACTCGACCACGGCAAGCATCTACACCTCGTGGTACGCCCAGAGGCACCGGTCCAACTGCTGCTGACCGGGCACATGGACACGGTCTATCCGATCGACCACGCGTTCCAGACGCTGACCTGGCTGGACGACGGCACGCTCGGCGGCCCCGGCGTGGCCGATATGAAGAGCGGCCTTGCCGTGATGCTCGCCGCGCTCCGCGCGGTCGAGGCCAGCCCGCTCGCCGATCGGATCGGCTATGAAGTCGTGATCAATTCCGATGAGGAAACCGGCTCCTTCTCCTCCACCCAGCTGATCGCCGACGCCGCGCGCGGCAAAATCGCGGCGCTGACGTACGAACCCGCTTTGCCCGACGGCACGCTCGCCGGCGCGCGCGGCGGGACCGGGAATTTCTCGATCGTGGTCACCGGCAAGAGCGCCCATGCAGGCCGCAACCCCGAGGAAGGCCGCAATGCCGTCGTCGCCGCGTCCGATTTGGCGGTACGGCTGTTCGCGCTGCGATCCCCCACGCTGGCAGTAAACCCCGCGCGGATCGAAGGAGGCGGGCCGAACAATGTCGTGCCCGATCATGCGATGCTGCGGATCAATTTCCGCCCGAAGGATCACGCGGAAATCCACCGCGCGCAAGCGGCGCTCGACCGGATCACCGCCGAAGTCGCGGCGCTCCATGACGTGCAAATCGCGGTCCACGGCAGCTTCAACCGCCCCCCCAAACCGATCGACCCCGGCGCGGCTAAGCTCTTCGCGCTCGTCAAGGATTGCGGCGCCGACCTGGGGCTCGACATCGCTTGGCGCGCGACCGGCGGGGTGTGCGACGGCAACACGATCGCCGCGTGCGGCGTGCCGGTGGTTGACACGATGGGCGCGCGCGGCGGCGCGATCCATTCGCCAGACGAGTTTCTGATCGTCGATTCGCTGGCAGAGCGGGCCGCTTTGTCGGCGCTGACGATCCTGCGCATAGCCGAAAAGGGTGCCCTGTGA
- the hisI gene encoding phosphoribosyl-AMP cyclohydrolase, whose amino-acid sequence MPDSRETGLVLDPKYDAAGLITAVATDRSTGEILMLAHMNAEALRLTIATGEAHFWSRSRAALWKKGETSGNILRVTDLRIDCDQDAVWLIVDPVGPACHTGMRSCFYRRIEGERLVAVA is encoded by the coding sequence ATGCCCGATTCCCGCGAAACCGGCCTTGTGCTGGACCCGAAATATGATGCCGCCGGCCTGATCACCGCGGTGGCGACCGACCGCAGCACCGGCGAGATCCTGATGCTCGCGCATATGAACGCCGAGGCGTTGCGCCTTACGATTGCGACGGGCGAGGCGCATTTCTGGTCGCGGAGTCGCGCAGCGCTGTGGAAGAAGGGCGAAACGTCGGGCAACATCTTGCGCGTGACCGATCTCCGGATCGATTGCGATCAAGATGCAGTGTGGCTTATCGTCGATCCAGTGGGGCCGGCGTGCCACACGGGAATGCGGAGCTGTTTCTATCGCCGGATTGAGGGCGAACGGCTGGTGGCGGTCGCGTGA
- a CDS encoding alpha/beta hydrolase yields the protein MERCLTDPYVRPDVAGFLAFLNALPGPKMHQLEAPAARATYAAMKDIADPPVGELGTITDLTIPGPAGDIPARLFDVQASRVPGPLVLFFHGGGFVIGDLETHASFCAEVSRLLDLPVLAVDYRLAPEAVWPAAPDDCEAAARWAAGSPAALGRKITSLVTCGDSAGGNLAIVVAMALRDAPAAVPVIAQLPFYPATDTTQEYPSYSQFAEGFLLTRDSMEWFNAAYQAEASHIRTSPLKGDLRGMPPAVVVTASLDPIRDQGRAYAAALAQAGVATVYREAVGNIHGFITLRKAIPSSVGDVAAALTAAKVVIAEAEGARVMAQAADGVAA from the coding sequence ATGGAGAGATGCTTGACCGATCCTTACGTGCGCCCCGATGTTGCAGGCTTCCTCGCGTTTCTCAACGCCCTGCCCGGCCCGAAGATGCACCAGCTAGAAGCCCCGGCCGCGCGGGCGACCTATGCCGCGATGAAGGATATTGCCGATCCGCCCGTGGGTGAACTCGGCACCATCACCGATCTGACGATCCCCGGGCCGGCGGGCGATATTCCGGCGCGGCTGTTCGATGTGCAAGCAAGCAGGGTGCCCGGTCCGCTGGTACTGTTCTTTCACGGCGGCGGCTTCGTGATCGGCGACCTTGAAACCCATGCGAGCTTCTGCGCAGAAGTCTCTCGACTGCTTGATCTTCCGGTGCTGGCGGTCGATTACCGCCTCGCGCCCGAAGCGGTCTGGCCCGCGGCTCCCGATGATTGCGAAGCGGCGGCACGCTGGGCGGCGGGCAGCCCGGCGGCACTTGGGCGCAAAATCACCAGCCTGGTGACATGCGGCGATAGCGCAGGCGGCAACCTCGCGATTGTGGTGGCCATGGCCTTGCGCGATGCGCCCGCCGCCGTGCCGGTGATCGCGCAGCTGCCCTTCTATCCCGCGACCGACACGACGCAGGAATACCCGTCCTACAGCCAGTTCGCCGAAGGCTTCCTGCTGACCCGCGACAGTATGGAATGGTTCAATGCCGCCTATCAGGCGGAAGCCTCGCACATCCGCACCTCGCCGCTGAAAGGCGACCTGCGTGGCATGCCGCCCGCTGTCGTAGTAACCGCCAGCCTCGATCCGATCCGCGATCAGGGTCGCGCCTATGCCGCCGCGCTTGCGCAGGCGGGCGTCGCCACGGTGTATCGCGAGGCCGTGGGCAACATTCACGGCTTCATCACGCTGCGCAAGGCGATCCCCTCGTCGGTCGGCGATGTTGCGGCGGCACTGACGGCAGCGAAGGTCGTCATCGCCGAGGCCGAGGGCGCACGCGTCATGGCGCAAGCCGCGGACGGCGTGGCGGCGTGA
- the purF gene encoding amidophosphoribosyltransferase, giving the protein MLTTNPHEDDTLHEECGIFGISGATDAARLVALGLHALQHRGQEAAGITSFDGTEFHTHRAMGHVAGNFDREDVMVPLRGTVACGHVRYSTTGETALRNVQPLYADLASGGFAIAHNGNLSNAMRLRRDLVRRGSIFQSTSDTETIIHLVATSNYRTVVDKFIDALKRVEGAYSLIVMTPEGMIACRDPLGIRPLVMGKVEQSDGSEAVIFASETVALDVVGATFVRSIDPGELVMVKGTEITSHRPFAPQAPRPCIFEYVYFSRPDSISEDRSVYTVRKAIGAQLAIESPVDADLVIPVPDSGTPAALGYAQQSGIPFELGIIRSHYVGRTFIQPSDKVRHLGVKLKHNANRALIAGKRVVLIDDSIVRGTTSLKIVEMMREAGAAEVHMRIASPPTAHSCFYGVDTPERAKLLAATKNLAEMAAYIKADSLAFVSIDGLYKALGDPQRNAIRPSHCDACFTGDYPTTLTDQDDVSSVDQFALLAERVI; this is encoded by the coding sequence ATGCTGACCACGAACCCCCACGAAGACGACACGCTGCACGAAGAGTGCGGCATTTTCGGAATTTCCGGCGCGACCGATGCGGCGCGACTCGTTGCCCTCGGGCTGCACGCGTTGCAGCATCGCGGGCAGGAGGCCGCTGGCATCACCAGCTTCGATGGCACCGAATTCCATACGCACCGGGCCATGGGCCACGTCGCGGGAAATTTCGACCGCGAGGATGTGATGGTCCCGTTGCGTGGCACGGTCGCGTGCGGACATGTCCGCTATTCGACGACCGGCGAGACGGCGCTGCGCAACGTGCAGCCGCTCTATGCCGATCTCGCCTCGGGCGGCTTCGCGATCGCGCACAACGGCAACCTCTCAAACGCGATGCGGTTGCGGCGCGATCTGGTGCGGCGCGGGTCGATCTTTCAATCGACCAGCGATACCGAGACGATCATCCACCTCGTCGCCACATCCAACTATCGCACGGTGGTCGATAAGTTCATCGATGCGCTGAAACGCGTCGAGGGTGCCTATTCGCTGATCGTGATGACGCCTGAGGGGATGATCGCCTGTCGCGATCCGCTTGGCATCCGTCCGCTGGTCATGGGCAAGGTCGAACAGTCGGACGGCAGCGAGGCGGTCATCTTCGCCTCCGAAACCGTCGCGCTCGACGTCGTCGGCGCGACCTTCGTTCGCTCGATCGATCCCGGCGAATTGGTGATGGTGAAGGGCACCGAGATCACCTCCCACCGTCCGTTCGCGCCCCAAGCGCCGCGGCCGTGCATCTTCGAATATGTCTATTTCTCGCGGCCCGATTCGATCTCGGAGGACCGCAGCGTCTACACCGTGCGGAAAGCAATCGGCGCTCAACTCGCGATCGAGAGCCCGGTCGACGCCGATCTCGTGATCCCGGTGCCCGATTCGGGCACGCCTGCCGCACTCGGCTATGCGCAGCAATCGGGCATTCCATTCGAGCTCGGTATTATCCGGTCGCATTATGTCGGGCGGACCTTCATTCAACCGAGCGACAAGGTCCGCCACCTTGGCGTCAAGCTGAAGCACAACGCCAATCGCGCGCTGATCGCGGGGAAACGCGTCGTGCTGATCGACGATTCGATCGTACGCGGCACGACCAGCCTGAAGATCGTCGAGATGATGCGCGAAGCCGGCGCCGCCGAGGTGCACATGCGCATCGCCAGCCCGCCGACCGCGCACTCCTGCTTCTACGGCGTCGACACGCCCGAGCGCGCGAAACTGCTCGCTGCCACCAAGAATCTTGCGGAAATGGCTGCCTATATTAAAGCCGACAGCCTCGCCTTCGTGTCGATCGACGGTCTCTACAAGGCGCTGGGGGATCCGCAGCGCAACGCCATCCGGCCGAGCCATTGCGATGCGTGCTTCACCGGCGACTATCCCACAACGCTGACCGACCAGGACGATGTATCATCGGTCGATCAGTTCGCCTTGCTGGCCGAACGGGTGATTTGA
- a CDS encoding SDR family NAD(P)-dependent oxidoreductase, with protein sequence MSEGVLQGRVALVTGASRGIGAATALALGAAGAHVVLTARTVKGLEEVENAIFDAGGSATIAPLNLTETDSIARLGTAIGERWPALDILVLNAAMLGQLGAVPAIDPKELAQILTLNVSAQAALIAAFDPMLRKSAHGRVIGLTSSVARKPRAYWGMYGASKAGFESLLLSYGDEMEQISKVRTAIIDPGATRTAMRHKAYPGEDPKSVKEPSVVADRIVALLAKDFETGHFERVD encoded by the coding sequence ATGAGTGAAGGCGTTTTGCAGGGTCGGGTCGCGCTTGTCACGGGTGCCAGCCGTGGGATTGGTGCGGCAACCGCACTGGCACTGGGGGCGGCGGGCGCGCATGTCGTGCTGACCGCGCGCACCGTGAAGGGGCTTGAGGAGGTCGAGAATGCGATCTTCGACGCAGGCGGATCGGCTACGATCGCCCCGCTCAACCTGACTGAGACCGACAGCATCGCAAGGCTCGGCACAGCGATCGGCGAACGCTGGCCCGCGCTTGACATTCTGGTGCTCAACGCCGCCATGCTAGGGCAGCTTGGGGCGGTCCCGGCGATCGACCCGAAGGAACTGGCGCAGATCCTGACGCTGAACGTCAGCGCACAAGCCGCTTTGATCGCCGCGTTTGATCCGATGTTGCGCAAATCGGCGCACGGGCGCGTGATCGGCCTCACCTCCAGCGTCGCACGCAAGCCGCGCGCGTATTGGGGTATGTACGGTGCCTCCAAGGCGGGGTTTGAATCGCTCCTGCTGTCCTATGGCGACGAAATGGAGCAGATCAGCAAGGTCCGCACCGCGATCATCGATCCCGGCGCGACCCGCACCGCGATGCGGCACAAGGCCTATCCCGGCGAAGACCCGAAGTCAGTCAAGGAGCCGTCGGTGGTCGCGGACCGGATCGTCGCTTTGCTGGCAAAGGATTTCGAGACCGGCCATTTCGAACGGGTCGATTAA